The genomic interval TAGGCTTCTTTTATTACCAATTATTCAAGGGTGAATCTCGTAAATCTGATAACCAGCCAAAATAAGTATCAATACATTTTTTTCGTGATATAATTCTCTAATGAACATTAGAAATGAGGATTTATTAATGAAAAAAATCGTTACAAAGCGTCAGATGATAAGCAATTTTTCACAAATTTTATTCCCCATTCTCGTCACACAGCTGGGGTTGTATTGTATGACATTTTTAGATACTTCAATGTCAGGAAAAGCCCATCCTAATGATTTGGCAGGTGTCGCCATTGGCTCAAGTCTATGGGTACCTGTTTATACTGGATTAAGCGGCATTCTGCTTTCTGTTACACCAATCGTTGCACAATTAGTTGGTGCAAAGAGAAGCATTGAAGTACCTAAAATGATTATTCAGGCACTTTACTTAAGTGTAATTATTTCGGTTATTATTACCATTATTGGCTACTTTGCATTAGATCCTATTTTATATAACATGGGATTAGAAGAAGATGTCTTACATATTGCTAAAGGATACTTAATTGCCTTATCATTTGGTATTTTGCCTTTATTTATATATACGGTTTTGAGATGTTTTATTGATGCTTTAGGTTTAACACGAGTTACCATGTATATCACGCTTACATCATTACCAATTAATTTTGTTCTTAATTATCTTTTTATCTTTGGTAAATTCGGTCTTCCAAAACTTGGGGGGATTGGTGCAGGTGTCGCATCTACTATGACATATTGGTGTATTACGGTAATAGCCATTGTCATTGTAAGTAAGAGAACGCCATTTCGAGAATACAAAGTTTTCAAGACATACTATCGACCGGCTTGGAAGTCATGGAAAGAAATCTTACTTATCGGTGTTCCAATTGGTTTTGCCATATTTTTTGAAACAAGCATTTTTGCAGCTGTAACCCTATTCATGAGTCAATACAATACGATCACAATCGCTTCACATCAAGCTGCAATTAATTTTGCTTCCTTTCTTTACATGATTCCTTTAAGTATTTCAATGGCGCTTACCATCGTTGTTGGTCATGAAGTTGGGGCTAACCGATTTAAGGAAGCAAAACAATATAGTTATTTAGGGATTGGATTGGCTCTATTTCTCTCGTTGTTATCAGCAACATTGATCTATTTTTTTCGACCTGAAATTGCAACACTTTACACATCCGATAAAGCTGTATTAAATCTAACGCAAGATTTTTTAATTTACGCTATTTTCTTCCAGTTATCTGATGCAATAGCAGCACCTATTCAAGGTGCGTTAAGAGGTTATAAAGATGTCAATGTTACCTTTATTATGGCACTTGTTTCTTACTGGGTAATTGGCCTTCCTGTCGGATATCTCTTGGCAACCTATACTTCACTATATGCTTTTGGATTTTGGATTGGCTTAATTACAGGACTTGCAGCAGGTGCAATCGGACTTTCAGTTAGACTACGTATGATCCAGAATTCAAAATATGTTGCTTTTAAAAATTGAAGTAAATATAAGAAAACACAAAAAAGCTAATTCTTTTCTGAACTGCCCCGTAAATGTTAGACACTAAACTAACATTTACGGGGTGTTTTTATGGCGAAATTTACAACGGAAGATAAAATACAAATTACATTGAGATACGTTGAAGGAAATGAAAGTATTGAAAAAATTGCAGGAGAAGTAAAAGTTAGTCCTCCTATTTTAAGTGGATGGGTTAGGCTTTATGAACAACACGGTATAGAAGCATTTATTAAGTCCTATACAAATTATTCTGTGGAGTTTAAACTAAATGTACTCAATTATATGAACGAAACGGGTACATCTTCTTATGACACAGCTGCCATTTTCAATATTTCTTCACCAGGTATGATCCGAAATTGGCGAAAGGCTTTT from Metabacillus sediminilitoris carries:
- a CDS encoding MATE family efflux transporter, coding for MKKIVTKRQMISNFSQILFPILVTQLGLYCMTFLDTSMSGKAHPNDLAGVAIGSSLWVPVYTGLSGILLSVTPIVAQLVGAKRSIEVPKMIIQALYLSVIISVIITIIGYFALDPILYNMGLEEDVLHIAKGYLIALSFGILPLFIYTVLRCFIDALGLTRVTMYITLTSLPINFVLNYLFIFGKFGLPKLGGIGAGVASTMTYWCITVIAIVIVSKRTPFREYKVFKTYYRPAWKSWKEILLIGVPIGFAIFFETSIFAAVTLFMSQYNTITIASHQAAINFASFLYMIPLSISMALTIVVGHEVGANRFKEAKQYSYLGIGLALFLSLLSATLIYFFRPEIATLYTSDKAVLNLTQDFLIYAIFFQLSDAIAAPIQGALRGYKDVNVTFIMALVSYWVIGLPVGYLLATYTSLYAFGFWIGLITGLAAGAIGLSVRLRMIQNSKYVAFKN